One part of the Moraxella sp. FZFQ2102 genome encodes these proteins:
- a CDS encoding pseudouridine synthase, producing the protein MTATVILFNKPYGVHSQFRKEHDGMATLADFFTDKSLRVAGRLDKDSEGLLVLTDHGVLNHAITTPPTAINAKYNAKHAKTYLVQVENIPSAEQIHALQSGVMLKDGKTLPATVKHLADDELPITLWARTPPIRSRASIPTAWLAISIIEGKNRQVRRMVAHVGLPCLRLIRHQVGTWTLGDLEVGEYRTLSLSADELAKMGISDNTPKPATTKPVGHAAKAFKNNRKSAKRPRPPKFGG; encoded by the coding sequence ATGACAGCGACGGTAATTTTATTTAACAAGCCTTATGGCGTACATAGCCAATTTCGCAAAGAGCATGACGGCATGGCGACTTTGGCAGATTTTTTCACGGACAAATCGCTGCGTGTGGCAGGGCGATTGGATAAGGATTCTGAAGGCTTGCTTGTCTTGACCGATCATGGCGTGCTCAATCATGCCATCACCACGCCGCCCACCGCCATCAATGCCAAATACAATGCTAAGCACGCCAAGACTTATCTGGTGCAAGTTGAGAACATTCCCAGTGCTGAGCAGATTCACGCGCTGCAATCAGGCGTGATGCTAAAAGATGGTAAAACGCTGCCCGCGACCGTCAAGCATCTAGCTGATGATGAGCTGCCCATCACACTGTGGGCGCGTACGCCACCGATTCGCAGTCGGGCAAGTATTCCAACTGCTTGGCTTGCCATTAGTATCATCGAAGGCAAGAACCGCCAAGTGCGACGCATGGTCGCTCATGTGGGCTTGCCGTGCTTGCGATTGATTCGCCATCAAGTCGGCACATGGACGCTTGGTGATTTGGAGGTCGGGGAGTATCGCACGCTTAGCTTGTCCGCCGATGAGCTTGCCAAAATGGGCATCAGTGACAACACACCAAAGCCTGCAACCACAAAGCCTGTCGGTCATGCCGCCAAAGCATTTAAAAATAACCGAAAATCTGCCAAACGCCCAAGACCACCGAAATTTGGTGGATAA
- a CDS encoding phosphoethanolamine transferase — protein sequence MKFTPTSSHRRARFFSGKNSINLLLLLLPAIVFGGLLGYYQSASIGVRLFVLSLIGIYPTLVFIQVYRAHSIYHRKTLLYGTLSVVWWLIFAVHSTVLSASWAVFDSSIDAFFIVQAVANTTRLEAMEFVQFHWHKIAFLIALLCVCLYGYFWMLLRYFDVDSYVSAKPTWTHKTLFVLFVILCVAAYATKPNRKNAPMFFWYNYYAKIVDFQDELKLHQRWHKRWQQQAISDIIATDDRHTQTHIIAITESLTSENFGICGYPRDTTPHISALQNELMIYCKAYSPYATTINAVKALLTDMPAGAPKFVPTQSLLTHAKQAGYQTYWISNQDDSYLSSLFGSLADVAIYHNRLSGRSSFSKDEGLLPHLHNALADTHTKKLIILHLIGAHPNYSARYPDRFERFPDDNKGADQIDAHFDRQNFGSLTRQARDEYDNSILYQDWMFAEILKQLKNDTADNQSLTFVSDHGNEVGHVKDYAGHSDHSEAGYKVPLIVWQNSPNARTGIEQGRLVDTAELNNHMLMRMGILTKSGQPLPWSDHAYQFAPKAKFPYWQNNKKTE from the coding sequence ATGAAATTCACCCCTACATCAAGCCATCGCCGCGCCCGATTTTTCAGTGGTAAGAACAGCATTAATTTGTTGCTGTTACTGTTGCCCGCCATAGTGTTTGGTGGCTTGCTTGGGTATTATCAATCAGCAAGCATAGGCGTGCGTTTGTTTGTTTTATCACTCATAGGCATTTATCCGACACTTGTCTTTATCCAAGTATATCGTGCGCACAGCATTTATCATCGCAAAACCTTATTATACGGTACTCTGAGTGTTGTATGGTGGCTGATATTTGCGGTACATAGTACGGTATTGTCCGCAAGCTGGGCGGTTTTTGACAGTAGTATCGATGCGTTTTTCATCGTTCAGGCGGTGGCGAACACCACACGGCTTGAAGCGATGGAATTTGTGCAGTTTCATTGGCACAAGATTGCATTTTTGATTGCATTGCTATGTGTTTGCTTGTATGGCTATTTTTGGATGCTGCTGCGATATTTTGATGTTGATAGCTATGTGTCTGCCAAACCAACTTGGACACATAAGACCTTGTTTGTGTTGTTTGTCATCTTGTGTGTTGCAGCTTATGCCACTAAGCCCAATCGCAAAAATGCACCCATGTTTTTTTGGTACAATTATTATGCCAAGATTGTGGATTTTCAAGATGAGCTTAAGTTACATCAGCGTTGGCACAAGCGATGGCAGCAGCAAGCAATCAGTGATATCATCGCAACTGATGATCGCCACACGCAGACGCACATCATTGCCATCACTGAGAGTTTGACCAGTGAGAATTTCGGCATTTGTGGCTATCCGCGCGATACCACGCCACATATCAGCGCGCTACAAAATGAGCTGATGATCTATTGTAAGGCGTATTCACCGTACGCAACGACGATCAATGCCGTCAAGGCATTATTGACCGATATGCCGGCAGGCGCGCCGAAGTTCGTGCCGACACAGAGCTTACTTACCCACGCCAAGCAAGCAGGTTATCAGACCTATTGGATCAGCAATCAAGATGACAGTTATTTGTCATCGCTGTTTGGTTCATTGGCAGATGTGGCGATTTATCACAATCGCTTAAGTGGTCGCAGTAGTTTTTCAAAAGATGAAGGATTGTTACCACATCTACACAATGCCTTGGCTGATACGCATACCAAAAAGCTTATCATCCTACATCTGATTGGCGCACATCCCAATTATTCGGCGCGTTATCCCGATCGCTTTGAGCGGTTTCCTGATGATAATAAAGGGGCAGATCAGATTGATGCGCATTTTGATCGGCAGAATTTTGGCAGTCTGACCAGACAGGCGCGTGATGAATATGACAACAGTATTTTGTACCAAGATTGGATGTTTGCCGAGATTTTAAAACAGCTAAAAAATGACACAGCGGATAATCAAAGCCTGACCTTTGTGTCCGATCATGGTAATGAAGTCGGTCATGTCAAGGATTATGCAGGGCATAGTGATCATAGTGAAGCGGGTTACAAGGTGCCGTTGATCGTCTGGCAAAACTCGCCGAATGCGCGCACAGGCATTGAGCAAGGCAGATTGGTGGATACCGCTGAGCTCAATAACCATATGCTGATGCGCATGGGTATTTTGACCAAGTCAGGTCAGCCCTTGCCGTGGTCGGATCATGCTTATCAATTTGCTCCGAAAGCGAAATTTCCATATTGGCAAAATAATAAAAAAACTGAATAA
- a CDS encoding rhomboid family intramembrane serine protease, producing MNHTTAIIIITVIISIAAWQSRPLFERLIFWPPAIKKGQIDRLLTHGFIHADGMHLLFNMFTLYFFGRVIEQFYISRFGSLGFVGFYVLSIIAAIIPTYLAQKDNARYSSLGASGAVSAVLFAFILFAPWETLYLFAIIPIPAIIFAAAYVAYSIYADRRGGSTTNHSAHLFGAVFGVVATIAIEPKLIMHFINALLNPSF from the coding sequence ATGAATCATACCACCGCCATTATCATCATTACTGTTATCATTAGTATCGCCGCTTGGCAATCGCGTCCGCTGTTTGAGCGGTTGATTTTTTGGCCGCCTGCGATCAAAAAAGGTCAAATCGACCGCCTATTAACGCACGGATTTATCCATGCTGATGGGATGCATCTGCTGTTTAATATGTTTACGCTGTACTTTTTTGGGCGGGTGATTGAGCAGTTTTATATCAGTCGCTTTGGTAGTCTTGGCTTTGTCGGCTTTTATGTGCTGTCGATCATCGCCGCGATCATTCCGACTTATCTTGCCCAAAAGGACAACGCGCGCTATTCAAGTCTTGGTGCATCAGGCGCAGTCTCCGCGGTGCTGTTTGCGTTTATCTTGTTTGCACCGTGGGAGACTTTGTATTTATTTGCCATCATTCCCATTCCTGCAATCATCTTTGCCGCCGCTTATGTGGCGTATAGCATCTATGCCGATCGCCGCGGCGGTAGCACAACCAACCACTCAGCGCATCTATTCGGCGCGGTCTTTGGTGTAGTAGCGACGATCGCAATCGAGCCAAAGCTTATCATGCATTTTATCAATGCACTGCTTAATCCGTCGTTTTGA
- a CDS encoding heme exporter protein CcmB, whose protein sequence is MMTQAFMTMLAREWQIKRQGAVQWLFPIVLFLLIITLFPLAIGSEPNLLLRLAPSAVWIAALIALVIGVDDLFRGEFDNGTLAQIVVAGAPLSVWVLARLMVHWLFSAGVVAVLSLLVIVLFGMNAADAAILALSIIIGSPLLLALSAIASSLTLTLKNGAVLVPLIALPMQLPVLIFATGAVDLHATGLNGLPTLALLAAGSIIAVLVTPWAVAQVLKMAWSD, encoded by the coding sequence ATGATGACTCAGGCTTTTATGACCATGCTTGCGCGCGAATGGCAGATCAAAAGACAGGGTGCGGTGCAGTGGCTGTTTCCGATTGTGCTGTTTTTGCTTATCATTACGCTGTTTCCACTTGCCATCGGTAGCGAGCCGAATCTGTTATTACGCCTTGCGCCATCAGCGGTGTGGATTGCGGCGCTGATTGCGCTTGTGATCGGGGTGGATGATTTATTTCGCGGTGAATTTGATAATGGCACGCTTGCGCAAATAGTGGTAGCAGGTGCGCCGCTGTCTGTGTGGGTGCTGGCGCGGTTGATGGTGCATTGGCTGTTCAGTGCAGGGGTGGTAGCGGTGCTGTCGTTGTTGGTGATTGTGCTGTTTGGCATGAATGCTGCTGATGCGGCGATACTTGCGCTTTCTATTATCATCGGCTCGCCGTTATTGCTTGCGCTGTCTGCCATTGCCAGTAGCTTGACATTGACACTGAAAAATGGCGCGGTGCTTGTGCCGCTGATTGCGCTACCCATGCAGCTGCCAGTGCTGATTTTCGCTACTGGCGCGGTGGATTTGCACGCTACAGGATTAAATGGCTTGCCGACATTGGCGCTGCTTGCAGCAGGTAGTATTATCGCAGTACTGGTGACGCCGTGGGCGGTTGCACAAGTGCTAAAAATGGCATGGTCGGATTGA
- a CDS encoding OmpA family protein, whose protein sequence is MNLIAKLSEFVTPYVLAMTKDVAGNNDAKAGILSVFYPLFAARLADAGTVTAAQAVSDETVDYGQALLGAVMGNDTQSMIAKFAQEFGVSSEAVSAVTGAASAHSFAKIEELAGGAPVAQFVKSSLQGFNGVLPAWASAFLPAGLLAGGATLANGIVKNTAVTTDAVAPVAQATEDKSSIAPVAAATAAVGAGAAAVAATAVKAADIKSDKADPKAAAAPTATHVDTSTVVTEEKKGGFLKSLLPIIGLLIFAGLAWLLLRSCQDSPAPVAAPVAQEAGASSAATAVNPAVLGVTMDSTGQAIASCTAQAGSEGLVGNIRAAITGLFTADKCELNTATDRADSMAAEPHLPALLGLIKGVPNATLGIADKAVRFGGADDATVAKLVEQAKGIVPADFDVQAGTIESLLNPQADAAQGDAAAANANAAPAKVTIATDATGNAIDSCAATAGEEGVITGIKSALSAAFGADACQANVDTAHAATLPAAEQLPAILGVMKGVPNASVSIEDKTIRFNAADEATVAKLVEAAKAAVPADFVVEAEPKLDAAAAAAAGNTSAKAALEALTADSTAEDLVKALNMQIINFASGSSEIPAENKAILDLAVAKMAELKDAGLQITGHTDSQGNADMNKKLSESRANAVRDYLVSKGVDTARLATAGVGPDQPVATNATEQGRFQNRRIEFSVLAK, encoded by the coding sequence ATGAACCTGATCGCCAAATTAAGCGAATTTGTGACCCCTTATGTACTTGCCATGACCAAGGATGTGGCGGGCAATAACGATGCCAAAGCAGGCATTTTGTCAGTATTTTATCCACTGTTCGCAGCGCGCCTAGCAGACGCTGGCACTGTTACTGCGGCACAAGCGGTATCTGATGAGACAGTGGACTATGGTCAAGCGCTACTGGGTGCGGTCATGGGCAATGACACGCAGTCAATGATTGCAAAATTCGCTCAAGAATTTGGCGTATCAAGTGAAGCTGTATCAGCCGTCACAGGCGCAGCATCGGCGCACAGCTTTGCAAAAATCGAAGAACTTGCAGGCGGCGCGCCAGTGGCGCAGTTCGTCAAATCATCACTACAAGGCTTTAATGGTGTATTGCCAGCATGGGCAAGTGCATTTTTGCCAGCGGGTCTATTGGCAGGCGGTGCGACTTTGGCAAATGGCATCGTCAAAAACACCGCTGTTACCACTGACGCTGTAGCTCCAGTTGCCCAAGCTACCGAAGACAAATCATCAATCGCGCCAGTGGCTGCTGCTACCGCTGCTGTCGGTGCAGGTGCTGCTGCCGTCGCTGCTACCGCTGTCAAAGCTGCTGACATCAAGAGCGACAAAGCTGATCCAAAAGCTGCTGCTGCGCCAACTGCGACCCATGTCGATACTTCTACAGTCGTGACCGAAGAGAAAAAAGGCGGCTTCTTAAAAAGCTTGCTGCCGATCATCGGTCTATTAATCTTTGCGGGTCTAGCATGGCTACTACTGCGCAGCTGCCAAGATTCACCAGCGCCAGTCGCTGCACCAGTGGCACAAGAAGCAGGCGCAAGCAGCGCAGCAACTGCGGTCAATCCAGCCGTACTTGGCGTCACTATGGACAGCACCGGTCAAGCCATCGCATCATGTACTGCACAAGCTGGCTCTGAAGGCTTGGTGGGCAACATCCGCGCTGCCATCACAGGTCTATTCACTGCCGATAAATGTGAGCTGAACACCGCGACCGACCGCGCTGACAGCATGGCGGCTGAGCCACATCTACCTGCGCTACTTGGCTTAATCAAAGGCGTGCCAAATGCTACTTTGGGCATCGCGGATAAAGCAGTGCGCTTTGGCGGTGCGGATGATGCAACAGTGGCTAAGCTTGTCGAGCAAGCCAAAGGCATCGTTCCTGCTGACTTTGATGTACAAGCAGGTACCATCGAATCACTACTAAATCCACAAGCTGATGCCGCTCAAGGCGACGCGGCTGCTGCCAATGCCAATGCTGCACCAGCCAAAGTCACCATCGCAACTGACGCTACGGGCAATGCCATCGATTCATGCGCAGCGACCGCTGGTGAAGAAGGTGTGATCACTGGTATCAAATCAGCACTGAGCGCTGCCTTTGGTGCAGATGCTTGCCAAGCCAATGTCGATACTGCGCACGCAGCGACCCTACCGGCTGCCGAGCAGCTGCCTGCCATCCTAGGTGTGATGAAAGGCGTGCCAAATGCCAGCGTGAGCATCGAAGATAAGACCATCCGCTTTAATGCAGCTGATGAAGCGACTGTGGCGAAGCTTGTTGAAGCGGCTAAAGCTGCTGTACCTGCTGATTTCGTCGTCGAAGCTGAGCCTAAGCTTGATGCTGCTGCGGCCGCTGCTGCAGGCAACACTTCAGCCAAAGCTGCACTAGAAGCGCTAACCGCAGATTCTACCGCTGAAGACTTGGTCAAGGCGTTGAATATGCAGATCATCAACTTCGCATCAGGCTCAAGCGAAATCCCAGCTGAAAACAAAGCCATCCTTGATTTGGCTGTGGCAAAAATGGCTGAACTGAAAGACGCAGGCCTGCAAATCACAGGTCACACCGACAGCCAAGGCAATGCTGACATGAACAAAAAACTGTCAGAATCTCGTGCGAACGCGGTGCGTGATTACCTAGTATCAAAAGGTGTGGATACCGCTCGTCTAGCAACTGCTGGCGTCGGCCCTGATCAACCAGTAGCCACCAATGCCACCGAGCAAGGTCGCTTCCAAAACCGCCGTATCGAATTTTCAGTATTGGCAAAATAA
- a CDS encoding histone deacetylase, which produces MLKIAHSPIFCHAVPDGHRFPMAKYRLLPERLLADGIIRADDIFAPQLLSADEILTTHTAEYWHKLETQALSAKEARAIGLPMSPELVLRERYICHATYECALYAKQYGISLSTSGGTHHAFADRGEGFCVMNDICVASNLLLKRNQAKRILIVDLDVHQGNGNAAIMADNPAVFVFSMHGEKNYPYHKPKSDLDIALADDTGDDEYLEILSNTLPKIIAEFTPDMIFYQSGVDVLAVDKLGKLSLTLDGCYQRDEIVLTMAHQLGIPVAVVMGGGYAPDIDVIVQAHMGVFGVARSLIG; this is translated from the coding sequence ATGCTAAAAATCGCCCATTCGCCCATTTTTTGTCACGCTGTGCCTGATGGTCATCGCTTTCCGATGGCGAAATATCGCCTACTACCCGAGCGACTGCTTGCTGATGGTATCATTAGGGCAGATGATATATTTGCACCGCAGCTACTATCTGCCGATGAGATTTTGACCACGCACACGGCAGAGTACTGGCATAAGCTTGAGACACAAGCCTTGAGCGCAAAAGAAGCACGCGCTATTGGTTTGCCAATGTCGCCCGAGCTTGTGCTGCGTGAGCGCTATATTTGCCACGCTACTTATGAATGCGCCTTGTACGCCAAGCAGTACGGCATCAGCTTATCGACATCGGGCGGTACGCATCATGCCTTTGCCGATCGCGGTGAAGGCTTTTGTGTGATGAATGACATCTGTGTGGCGAGCAATTTATTGCTGAAACGCAATCAAGCGAAGCGGATTTTGATCGTGGATCTTGATGTTCATCAAGGCAATGGCAATGCGGCGATCATGGCGGATAATCCTGCGGTCTTTGTCTTTAGTATGCATGGCGAGAAAAATTATCCTTATCATAAGCCAAAATCCGATCTGGATATTGCCCTAGCTGATGATACTGGTGATGATGAATATTTAGAAATTTTAAGCAATACCCTACCAAAAATCATCGCAGAGTTTACCCCTGATATGATCTTTTATCAATCTGGTGTCGATGTGCTGGCGGTGGATAAACTGGGTAAATTATCGCTGACGCTGGACGGCTGCTATCAGCGCGATGAGATCGTACTGACGATGGCACATCAGCTTGGCATTCCTGTCGCGGTGGTGATGGGCGGCGGCTATGCGCCTGATATTGATGTCATCGTTCAGGCGCATATGGGCGTGTTTGGGGTGGCACGATCACTCATCGGCTAA
- the ccmA gene encoding heme ABC exporter ATP-binding protein CcmA encodes MTNATEFDAQTADALSCSPILHLDHVDVQRGDFLLCQTVNKTLYAGDVCHLIGENGLGKTTLLSQIAGLLPITTGKARMSGACVYVSHQLGISAALTVEQNLRFLLSLYGVDADAAMIEQALSCVGLDGLEDVSCAQLSAGQMRRVGLARLFVLDVAHAPFWLLDEPLTALDVAMVTHLENRIAAFAKSGGAVLMTSHQATYAATCTLDLAEFAL; translated from the coding sequence ATGACAAACGCCACCGAATTTGACGCTCAAACCGCTGATGCGCTTAGCTGTTCACCGATTTTGCACCTTGATCATGTCGATGTGCAGCGCGGTGATTTTTTGCTGTGCCAAACGGTGAATAAAACGCTGTATGCAGGCGATGTTTGTCATTTGATCGGTGAAAATGGCTTGGGCAAAACCACGCTGTTATCCCAAATCGCAGGGCTACTGCCCATCACGACGGGCAAGGCGCGCATGAGTGGTGCGTGCGTCTATGTCTCGCATCAGTTGGGCATCAGTGCAGCTTTGACCGTTGAGCAGAATTTACGCTTTTTATTGTCGCTGTATGGTGTGGATGCGGACGCGGCGATGATTGAGCAGGCGTTATCTTGCGTGGGTTTGGATGGTCTTGAAGATGTCAGCTGTGCGCAGTTGTCAGCAGGGCAGATGCGCCGTGTGGGGCTTGCGCGATTGTTCGTGCTGGATGTGGCGCACGCACCATTTTGGCTGCTTGATGAGCCTTTGACCGCGCTCGATGTGGCGATGGTCACGCACTTAGAAAACCGCATTGCGGCATTTGCCAAATCAGGTGGCGCGGTGCTGATGACTAGTCACCAAGCGACCTATGCGGCGACTTGCACGCTTGATTTGGCGGAGTTTGCATTATGA
- a CDS encoding PhzF family phenazine biosynthesis protein, whose translation MTKLPYYLVNVFAETHFGGNPLAVFTNAAMLNDTQMQAIAKQFNLSETVFIQPSNDDHVVANLRIFTPNYEMPFAGHPTLGASFVLSQLNNLPDQFIINTQAKAVHIHRDDVQIFLTISGFEVTPCQVSQAYLTDICQINSNKINYLGYFANSGTTQFLLQLDSLDDLLHAKIDLIKLQELFAKHCPDTSAEPSIYLWYQDEYCEEIIHSRMLFEQDGIFIEDTGTGSACANLGAYLIHQGLTPTRKTIHQGDHLGRANRLYLNIDTAQNIQVGGRVVMVGTGELWLDG comes from the coding sequence ATGACAAAACTACCCTATTATCTGGTCAATGTTTTTGCCGAGACGCATTTTGGCGGCAATCCTTTGGCGGTATTTACCAATGCTGCCATGCTAAATGATACCCAAATGCAAGCGATTGCCAAGCAGTTCAACTTAAGCGAAACGGTGTTTATTCAGCCAAGTAATGATGATCATGTGGTGGCAAATTTGCGGATTTTTACACCCAATTATGAAATGCCCTTTGCAGGTCATCCGACACTGGGTGCAAGTTTTGTATTATCACAGCTTAATAATCTGCCCGATCAATTTATCATCAATACTCAAGCCAAAGCCGTACACATCCACCGAGATGATGTACAAATTTTCTTAACCATCAGCGGCTTTGAAGTTACGCCCTGTCAAGTTAGTCAAGCTTATCTGACTGATATTTGCCAAATTAATTCAAATAAAATCAATTATCTGGGTTATTTTGCCAATAGTGGCACAACGCAGTTTTTGCTACAATTAGACAGCTTAGATGACTTATTGCACGCCAAGATCGATTTGATAAAATTACAAGAATTATTCGCCAAGCACTGCCCTGATACAAGTGCTGAGCCGTCAATTTATCTGTGGTATCAAGATGAATATTGTGAAGAAATCATTCACTCAAGAATGCTGTTTGAACAAGATGGCATCTTCATCGAAGACACTGGCACAGGCTCTGCGTGCGCCAATCTTGGGGCGTATCTGATTCATCAAGGACTGACACCGACACGCAAAACCATCCATCAAGGCGATCATTTGGGGCGTGCCAACCGCTTGTATCTAAATATCGATACAGCACAGAACATCCAAGTCGGCGGACGCGTAGTGATGGTGGGTACTGGGGAGTTATGGCTAGATGGGTGA